Proteins co-encoded in one Pseudarthrobacter chlorophenolicus A6 genomic window:
- a CDS encoding trehalase-like domain-containing protein, with the protein MPTPLNQSVADSALLTRSLPLDVLRSFVQADAADSGLTPALLDELKVLARVPALLVACNYGGTLCDAEGISTEILPLGSAAIALRALAALPSTHAAIISGRSLRDLAAVSRLPVEVHLIGSHGAESDMGFAHTQTLATESVLQKVNAALNEAVGFQSGVWIERKPVAVSVHTRPAPPDVVASVTETAREIARAHGLFFIVDGSVLDLSVVEPSKGEALETLRSRLGASAAMFAGDADSDELAIATLRGPDLGLRVGGGKTAAAHRVRDPESFARVLALLFELRRAWLFGEDAVGLERHTMIGNGTSTALLTPDAKVCWMSHPLPDSGSVFAHILGGDAAGHFSVEPAKASQVLGQRYVDSTMIVETRWADVTVTDYLEPAPDGITSLVRVLTGTGAARITFAPRPDYANAPFVMEARGDELHVVGTSEPIILFAPGVTFSITSDGRHGTATASVNLQSGPVVLNLRCGDTEPRPADPQGETERRAEVALHARQWVQKLSLPSVKPSLVRRSALVLRALVHEPTGAVLAAPTTSLPEGIGGTRNWDYRYCWLRDGSMTVNALADLGSTAEASGFLAWLGRILEHAPGPEWLHPLYSVTGAPLSTEAVVDSLPGYAGSRPVRIGNAADHQVQLDVFGPVAELIHTLSLKEGTLADGHWELLVQMASAVLARWHEPDHGIWEARRPARHHVYSKVMCWVTLDRALRTADRHGREPDPAWAPMAATIRDEVLREGWDESARSYTVAYDSPDLDAAVLHIGLSGLLDVTDQRFLDTVTAVERELRVGPTVFRYRYDDGLPGLEGGFHICTTWLIEAYVAVGRIDEAWDLFDQLVNLFGPTGLLPEEYDPGTETHLGNHPQAYSHLGFIRCARLLDAHQAGR; encoded by the coding sequence ATGCCCACGCCCTTGAACCAGAGCGTTGCGGATTCCGCCCTGCTCACCCGGTCCCTTCCGCTGGACGTGCTCCGGTCCTTCGTCCAGGCCGATGCGGCGGACAGCGGGCTGACCCCGGCCCTGCTGGACGAACTGAAAGTACTGGCCCGTGTTCCGGCGCTGCTGGTCGCCTGCAATTACGGCGGCACCCTTTGCGACGCCGAAGGCATCTCCACCGAGATCCTCCCGCTGGGCAGCGCCGCCATCGCCTTGCGGGCACTGGCCGCCCTGCCCAGCACGCACGCCGCAATCATCTCGGGCCGCTCCCTGAGGGACCTGGCGGCAGTGTCACGGCTCCCCGTGGAGGTCCACCTCATCGGTTCGCACGGCGCGGAGTCGGACATGGGCTTCGCGCACACCCAGACGCTTGCCACCGAATCGGTCCTGCAGAAGGTCAACGCTGCACTCAACGAGGCCGTAGGGTTCCAGAGCGGCGTGTGGATTGAACGCAAACCGGTAGCGGTCTCGGTCCACACCCGCCCGGCCCCGCCAGACGTCGTGGCGTCTGTGACCGAAACTGCCCGGGAGATAGCTCGCGCCCACGGACTCTTCTTCATTGTGGACGGCTCGGTGCTGGACCTGTCAGTGGTGGAACCGTCCAAGGGCGAGGCGCTGGAAACCCTCCGGTCCCGGCTTGGCGCCAGCGCGGCCATGTTCGCGGGCGACGCCGACAGCGACGAACTGGCCATCGCCACCCTCCGCGGCCCGGACCTGGGCCTGCGGGTGGGCGGGGGCAAAACCGCCGCGGCACACCGGGTCCGTGACCCCGAATCCTTCGCCCGCGTCCTTGCCCTGCTCTTCGAACTGCGGCGGGCCTGGCTGTTCGGCGAGGACGCCGTGGGCCTCGAACGGCACACCATGATCGGCAACGGCACCTCCACCGCACTGTTGACACCGGACGCCAAGGTCTGCTGGATGAGCCACCCGCTGCCGGATTCAGGATCGGTGTTCGCCCACATCCTGGGCGGTGACGCGGCCGGCCACTTCTCGGTGGAACCGGCAAAGGCGTCACAGGTGCTGGGCCAGCGCTACGTGGACAGCACCATGATCGTCGAAACCCGGTGGGCGGACGTCACAGTCACCGATTACCTTGAGCCTGCCCCGGACGGCATCACCAGTTTGGTCCGGGTACTGACCGGAACCGGCGCTGCCCGGATTACGTTCGCACCCCGGCCGGATTACGCCAACGCCCCGTTCGTCATGGAGGCCCGCGGCGACGAACTGCACGTGGTGGGCACGTCTGAACCGATCATCCTGTTCGCACCGGGCGTGACGTTCAGCATTACCTCTGACGGCAGGCACGGCACGGCCACGGCCTCGGTGAATCTCCAGTCCGGGCCAGTGGTGCTCAACCTGCGCTGCGGCGACACTGAACCCCGGCCCGCGGACCCGCAGGGCGAGACGGAACGCCGGGCGGAAGTGGCCCTTCACGCCCGCCAGTGGGTGCAAAAACTCTCCCTTCCATCAGTGAAACCCTCGCTGGTTCGGCGCTCGGCCCTGGTGCTCCGCGCCCTGGTCCACGAACCCACCGGCGCGGTCCTCGCCGCCCCCACCACCTCCTTGCCGGAGGGCATCGGAGGAACACGGAACTGGGACTACCGGTACTGCTGGCTGCGGGACGGGTCCATGACCGTCAACGCCCTGGCGGACCTGGGATCCACCGCAGAAGCCAGCGGTTTCCTCGCCTGGCTGGGGCGGATCCTTGAGCATGCGCCGGGCCCCGAGTGGCTGCATCCGCTGTACTCCGTCACCGGTGCGCCGCTGTCCACGGAAGCCGTGGTGGACAGCCTCCCGGGCTATGCCGGTTCCCGCCCGGTGAGAATCGGCAACGCGGCGGACCACCAGGTCCAGCTGGACGTCTTTGGCCCTGTTGCCGAGCTGATCCACACCCTGAGCCTGAAGGAGGGCACACTCGCCGACGGGCACTGGGAGCTGCTGGTCCAGATGGCCTCGGCGGTCCTGGCCCGCTGGCATGAACCGGACCACGGCATCTGGGAAGCCCGGCGCCCGGCACGCCACCACGTCTACTCCAAGGTGATGTGCTGGGTGACCCTGGACAGGGCACTGCGGACAGCTGACCGCCACGGCAGGGAACCTGACCCTGCCTGGGCCCCGATGGCCGCCACCATCCGGGACGAGGTCCTGCGGGAGGGCTGGGACGAATCGGCCAGGTCCTACACGGTGGCCTACGACAGCCCGGACCTCGACGCCGCCGTCCTGCATATCGGTCTTTCCGGCCTGCTGGATGTCACCGACCAGCGCTTCCTGGACACGGTTACCGCTGTGGAACGGGAACTGAGGGTGGGGCCCACGGTCTTCCGGTACCGGTATGACGACGGCCTGCCGGGCCTGGAGGGCGGCTTCCACATCTGCACCACCTGGCTGATCGAGGCTTACGTCGCCGTGGGCCGCATCGATGAAGCGTGGGATCTGTTCGACCAGTTGGTGAACCTCTTCGGGCCCACCGGGCTGCTGCCGGAGGAATACGACCCCGGCACCGAAACCCATCTGGGCAACCACCCGCAGGCGTATTCCCATCTGGGCTTCATCCGCTGTGCCCGCCTCCTGGATGCGCACCAGGCCGGACGGTAG
- a CDS encoding GMC family oxidoreductase: MHIDNIENLSDRGFDYVVIGGGSAGAAVAARLSEDPDVSVALVEAGPDDRNIPEILQLDRWMELLESGYDWDYPIEPQENGNSFMRHARAKVMGGCSSHNSCIAFWAPREDLDEWESKYGATGWNAANAWPLYKRLETNQDAGPDAPHHGDSGPVHLMNVPPADPSGVALLDACEEAGIPRARFNTGTTVVNGANFFQINRRGDGTRSSSSVSYIHPIIERDNFTLLTGLRARQLVFDADKRCTGVEVVDGAFGRTHRLTARHEVILSTGAIDSPKLLMLSGIGPAEHLAQHGIEVLVDSPGVGENLQDHPEGVVQFEAKQPMVQTSTQWWEIGIFTPTEDGLDRPDLMMHYGSVPFDMNTLRHGYPTTENGFSLTPNVTHARSRGTVRLRSRDFRDKPMVDPRYFTDPEGHDMRVMVAGIRKAREIAAQPAMSAWTGRELSPGVGAQTDEELQDYIRKTHNTVYHPVGTVRMGADDDGMSPLDARLRVKGVTGLRVADASVMPEHVTVNPNITVMMIGERCADLIKADYAGADALEEKELTTSFA; this comes from the coding sequence ATGCACATCGACAACATCGAGAACCTCAGCGATCGCGGATTCGACTACGTCGTCATCGGCGGAGGGTCAGCCGGCGCCGCCGTGGCCGCACGGCTGAGCGAGGATCCGGACGTGTCCGTTGCGCTGGTGGAGGCCGGCCCGGACGACCGGAACATCCCCGAGATCCTGCAGCTGGACCGCTGGATGGAGCTGCTGGAATCCGGGTACGACTGGGACTACCCCATCGAGCCGCAGGAGAACGGCAACTCCTTCATGCGGCACGCGCGGGCCAAGGTGATGGGCGGGTGCTCCAGCCACAACTCCTGCATCGCCTTCTGGGCCCCGCGCGAGGACCTGGACGAATGGGAGTCCAAGTACGGCGCCACCGGCTGGAACGCCGCCAACGCCTGGCCGCTGTACAAGCGGCTGGAAACCAACCAGGACGCCGGTCCGGACGCACCCCACCACGGGGACTCCGGCCCCGTGCACCTGATGAACGTGCCCCCGGCGGATCCTTCCGGCGTCGCCCTCCTGGACGCCTGCGAAGAGGCCGGCATTCCCCGCGCCAGGTTCAACACCGGCACCACCGTGGTCAACGGCGCCAACTTCTTCCAGATCAACCGGCGCGGGGACGGCACCCGCTCCTCCAGCTCGGTGTCCTACATCCACCCCATCATCGAGCGGGACAACTTCACCCTGCTGACCGGCCTCCGCGCCCGCCAACTGGTGTTCGATGCGGACAAGCGGTGCACCGGCGTGGAGGTGGTGGACGGCGCATTCGGCCGCACCCACCGGCTCACCGCACGGCACGAAGTCATCCTGTCCACCGGCGCCATTGATTCGCCCAAGCTGCTCATGCTCTCCGGCATCGGCCCGGCCGAACACCTGGCCCAGCACGGCATCGAGGTGCTGGTGGACTCCCCCGGCGTGGGCGAAAACCTGCAGGACCATCCGGAGGGCGTGGTGCAGTTCGAGGCGAAGCAGCCCATGGTGCAGACATCCACCCAGTGGTGGGAGATCGGGATCTTCACGCCCACGGAGGACGGCCTGGACCGGCCCGACCTGATGATGCACTACGGCTCGGTTCCGTTCGACATGAACACGCTGCGCCACGGCTACCCCACCACGGAGAACGGCTTCAGCCTCACCCCGAACGTCACCCACGCCCGCTCCCGCGGCACCGTACGGCTGCGCAGCCGCGACTTCCGCGACAAGCCCATGGTGGATCCGCGGTACTTCACCGACCCCGAGGGCCACGACATGCGCGTCATGGTGGCCGGGATCCGCAAGGCGCGCGAGATCGCCGCCCAGCCCGCCATGTCCGCCTGGACCGGCCGGGAGCTCTCGCCGGGCGTCGGGGCGCAGACGGATGAGGAACTGCAGGACTACATCCGCAAGACCCACAACACCGTGTACCACCCGGTGGGCACAGTCCGGATGGGAGCGGACGACGACGGCATGTCACCTTTGGATGCGCGCTTGCGGGTCAAGGGGGTCACCGGACTCCGGGTCGCCGATGCGTCCGTCATGCCCGAGCACGTCACGGTCAACCCGAACATCACGGTGATGATGATCGGCGAGCGCTGTGCCGATCTCATCAAGGCGGACTATGCCGGAGCTGACGCCCTGGAAGAGAAGGAGCTCACCACGTCCTTCGCCTAA
- a CDS encoding aldo/keto reductase, with the protein MSSETTNQLELSATIDLKDLGTVQRLGFGAMRIVGDGVWGEPADRAAAVAVVRRAVELGVDFIDTADSYGPNISEEIIAEALHPYKDGLRIATKVGFTRTGPNKWVPVGRPEYLRQQTELSLRKLKVDTIDLLQLHRIDPKVDAEEQFGVLRELQDEGKVRALGLSQVSVAELEAAGKHFTVSTVQNRYNLTDRSSEDVLRYSEENGIGFIPWAPISAGELAQPGGSLDEAAKRFGATTSQVALAWLLRRSPVMMPIPGTGSVSHLEENMAAAGITLDDDTYAGLEAAGK; encoded by the coding sequence ATGAGCTCAGAGACAACGAACCAGCTGGAACTGTCCGCCACCATCGACCTCAAGGACCTGGGAACCGTGCAGCGGCTCGGCTTCGGCGCCATGCGCATCGTGGGCGACGGCGTCTGGGGCGAGCCCGCGGACAGGGCCGCCGCCGTGGCCGTGGTGCGCCGCGCCGTCGAACTCGGCGTCGACTTCATTGACACCGCAGATTCCTATGGCCCGAACATCAGCGAGGAGATCATCGCCGAAGCCCTGCACCCTTACAAGGACGGACTGAGGATCGCCACGAAGGTGGGATTTACCCGCACCGGGCCCAACAAATGGGTTCCCGTGGGCCGGCCCGAATACCTGCGCCAGCAGACGGAACTGAGCCTTCGCAAGCTGAAGGTGGACACCATCGACCTGCTGCAGCTGCACCGGATCGATCCCAAGGTTGACGCCGAGGAGCAGTTCGGCGTGCTGCGTGAACTCCAGGACGAGGGCAAGGTCCGGGCTCTGGGCCTGTCGCAGGTCAGTGTGGCCGAGCTGGAAGCCGCCGGCAAGCACTTCACGGTTTCCACGGTCCAGAACCGCTACAACCTGACCGACCGCAGCTCCGAGGACGTGCTGCGCTACTCCGAGGAAAACGGCATCGGTTTCATTCCGTGGGCCCCGATTTCCGCGGGCGAACTGGCGCAGCCCGGGGGTTCGCTGGACGAAGCGGCCAAGCGGTTTGGTGCCACGACGTCGCAGGTGGCGCTGGCGTGGCTGCTCCGCCGTTCCCCCGTCATGATGCCCATCCCCGGCACCGGATCCGTCAGCCACCTCGAGGAGAACATGGCAGCGGCGGGGATCACGCTCGACGACGACACGTACGCTGGGCTGGAGGCTGCCGGCAAGTAG
- a CDS encoding ABC transporter substrate-binding protein, with protein sequence MAIPTPKPALIAALAVSLLGLAACADPGATAATAPTSEATATAAGKTFNLTPEQNRFKVDVDQAAAAQVPDAIKADGKLTVVTTGGTAPLSTFASDNKTLIGSEVDIAYAVGETLGLQVEVLPVAWADWPLGIESAKYEAVLSNVTVTEARKEKFDFATYRNDLLGFYAKSDSDITEVKEAKDVAGKRIIVGSGTNQEAILVRWDEENKKNGLKPVEFQYYDDDSASGLALQSGRADLTFGPNAGAAYKAAKDGKTKQVGTLEGGWPLKAEIAFTTKKGNGLAVAAQSALNHLIDDGTYAKILDRWGLSSEAIPKSELNPAGLPKK encoded by the coding sequence ATGGCCATCCCCACGCCGAAACCGGCCCTTATCGCGGCCCTGGCAGTGTCCCTGCTGGGCCTGGCCGCATGCGCCGATCCCGGCGCGACGGCGGCGACAGCGCCGACGTCGGAAGCTACCGCCACCGCAGCCGGCAAGACTTTCAACCTGACCCCTGAACAGAACCGCTTCAAGGTGGACGTGGACCAGGCAGCGGCCGCGCAGGTTCCTGACGCCATCAAGGCAGATGGCAAGCTGACCGTGGTAACCACCGGCGGCACGGCACCGCTGAGCACGTTCGCCTCCGACAACAAGACCCTGATCGGCAGCGAGGTGGACATTGCCTACGCCGTGGGCGAGACCCTCGGCCTTCAGGTCGAGGTCCTCCCGGTCGCGTGGGCGGACTGGCCGCTGGGGATCGAGTCGGCAAAATACGAGGCAGTCCTCTCCAACGTGACAGTGACTGAGGCCCGCAAGGAGAAGTTCGACTTCGCCACCTACCGCAACGACCTGCTCGGCTTCTATGCCAAGAGCGACTCGGACATCACCGAGGTGAAGGAAGCCAAGGACGTGGCAGGCAAGCGCATCATCGTGGGCTCCGGCACCAACCAGGAAGCCATCCTGGTGCGCTGGGACGAGGAGAACAAGAAGAACGGCCTCAAGCCGGTGGAGTTCCAGTATTACGACGACGACTCCGCCTCCGGACTGGCCCTCCAGTCGGGCCGCGCGGACCTGACCTTCGGCCCCAACGCCGGCGCTGCCTACAAGGCGGCGAAGGATGGGAAGACCAAGCAGGTGGGCACCCTGGAGGGCGGTTGGCCGCTGAAGGCCGAGATCGCCTTCACCACCAAGAAGGGCAACGGCCTGGCCGTCGCCGCACAGAGCGCCCTGAACCACCTGATCGACGACGGCACCTACGCCAAGATCCTGGACCGCTGGGGCCTGTCCTCCGAGGCAATCCCGAAGTCCGAACTGAACCCGGCGGGCCTGCCCAAGAAATAA
- a CDS encoding type 1 glutamine amidotransferase domain-containing protein encodes MANVLMVVSAADSLTMKDGSEHPTGFWAEELVVSHQTLVDAGHTVHIATPGGAKPTVDQVSLAPESAGGEERADGFRDYLAKIGEELSQPLVLSDVSIASYDAVVMPGGHGPMADLFKDADLGRLLVAADRDGKVIAPFCHGPAGLLSATDDAGTFTFAGRRLTVFSNEEELNGGTGENTPWLVEDALKEKGAIVNNAAAWSSHVVRDGNLITGQNPQSSEDVAKEVIKALG; translated from the coding sequence ATGGCTAACGTTTTGATGGTTGTTTCAGCGGCCGATTCCCTCACCATGAAGGACGGCAGCGAACACCCCACCGGCTTCTGGGCTGAGGAACTGGTGGTTTCGCACCAGACCCTGGTGGACGCCGGACACACAGTCCACATCGCCACACCCGGCGGCGCCAAGCCCACCGTGGACCAGGTCAGCCTGGCACCGGAGTCCGCCGGCGGCGAGGAACGCGCTGACGGTTTCCGCGACTACCTGGCCAAGATCGGCGAAGAGCTGTCTCAGCCGCTGGTGCTCTCCGACGTCAGCATCGCTTCCTACGACGCCGTGGTGATGCCCGGCGGGCACGGCCCGATGGCCGATCTTTTCAAGGACGCGGACCTGGGCCGCCTGCTGGTGGCCGCGGACAGGGACGGCAAGGTTATCGCCCCGTTCTGCCACGGCCCGGCGGGCCTGCTCAGCGCAACGGACGACGCCGGGACGTTCACTTTCGCGGGCCGGCGCCTGACGGTCTTCAGCAACGAAGAGGAACTGAACGGCGGCACCGGCGAAAACACGCCCTGGCTGGTTGAGGATGCGTTGAAGGAGAAGGGCGCGATCGTCAATAACGCCGCTGCCTGGTCCTCGCACGTGGTCCGAGACGGCAACCTCATCACCGGCCAGAACCCGCAATCCAGCGAGGACGTGGCAAAGGAAGTCATCAAGGCTCTGGGCTGA
- a CDS encoding TetR/AcrR family transcriptional regulator: MGTNTVNSGEQLDRQSRILEAALDLLSRHGISGVSMRSVAREAGVALGLVNYYYDDKTSLIRAALHRVDEHDLLLVTPDPDSTPDEQLRTALRRVAGADLLTTKYLSLRLHLWALAQADEGYAEINAAAFDRYIDGLATLVSNARPGLSWEECRERGSDIVVIQNGMWLTSLLGVDKASIKRSIQRTEDIAFAPVPDAG, encoded by the coding sequence ATGGGGACTAATACCGTGAACTCCGGCGAGCAGCTCGACAGGCAGTCCCGCATCCTCGAAGCGGCCCTGGACTTGCTGTCCCGGCATGGGATCTCCGGCGTGAGCATGCGCTCCGTGGCCCGTGAAGCCGGCGTTGCCCTGGGCCTGGTGAACTATTACTACGACGACAAGACCAGCCTGATCCGGGCAGCCCTCCACCGCGTCGACGAGCACGACCTCCTGCTGGTCACACCTGATCCGGACTCAACTCCCGACGAACAGCTGCGCACGGCCCTGCGCCGGGTGGCGGGTGCGGACCTCCTGACCACCAAATACCTGTCCCTGCGCCTCCACCTCTGGGCCCTCGCCCAGGCCGACGAAGGCTACGCCGAGATCAATGCCGCCGCCTTCGACCGTTACATCGACGGCCTCGCCACCCTCGTGTCCAACGCCCGGCCCGGGCTTAGCTGGGAGGAGTGCCGGGAACGGGGCTCCGACATCGTGGTTATCCAGAACGGCATGTGGCTGACCTCCCTCCTGGGCGTGGACAAGGCCTCCATCAAGCGCAGCATCCAGCGCACCGAGGACATCGCCTTCGCGCCCGTTCCGGACGCCGGCTAG
- a CDS encoding aldehyde dehydrogenase family protein has product MTDTTSTLFINGSWEAAASGAVREIRNPADGELVATVSEAGRADAERAISAARAAFDSGVWSGVPAPERGAFLLKVAAGLRERREKFARAESLDTGKRMVESRIDMDDIAACFEYFGRLAGQQAGRLVDAGDPAVVSRIAYEPVGVCGLITPWNYPLLQAAWKIAPALAAGCTFVLKPSELTPSTSILAMQLLHDLGLPGGVANLVTGTGPEAGAPLSEHPAVDLVSFTGGLETGKRIAAAAAGTVKKVALELGGKNPNVVFADADFDAAVDNALNGAFVHSGQVCSAGARLVVEESIAERFVDELVRRAQGIRLGGPFDENAESGPLISAAHRDKVNAYVQRGVEEGARLRTGGAEPTGEKYDAGFYYQPTVLDRVTRGMSVVTDEAFGPVVTVETFRTEDEAVATANDTVYGLAGAVWTQDAGKAQRVAGRLRHGTIWINDYHPYLPQAEWGGFGQSGVGRELGPTGLAEYQEAKHIYQNTSPQITGWFADHSKEN; this is encoded by the coding sequence ATGACAGATACAACAAGCACCCTGTTCATCAACGGCTCGTGGGAGGCCGCCGCGTCCGGCGCCGTCCGTGAAATCCGCAATCCGGCCGACGGCGAACTGGTCGCCACGGTGTCCGAGGCCGGCCGGGCGGACGCGGAGCGTGCCATCTCAGCCGCCCGTGCCGCCTTCGACTCCGGCGTCTGGTCCGGCGTCCCGGCCCCTGAACGGGGCGCTTTCCTGCTCAAGGTTGCCGCCGGTCTCCGCGAGCGCCGCGAGAAGTTCGCCCGCGCGGAATCGCTGGACACCGGCAAGCGGATGGTGGAAAGCCGCATCGACATGGATGACATCGCCGCGTGCTTCGAGTACTTCGGCAGGCTCGCCGGGCAGCAGGCCGGCCGTTTGGTGGACGCCGGGGATCCCGCCGTCGTCAGCCGGATCGCCTACGAACCCGTGGGCGTCTGCGGCCTGATCACGCCCTGGAACTATCCGCTCCTGCAGGCAGCCTGGAAGATCGCCCCGGCCCTGGCCGCCGGCTGCACCTTCGTCCTGAAACCCTCCGAACTGACCCCTTCCACCAGCATCCTGGCCATGCAGCTGCTGCACGACCTCGGCCTGCCGGGCGGCGTGGCCAACCTCGTCACCGGGACCGGCCCCGAGGCGGGCGCACCCCTTTCGGAACACCCCGCCGTCGACCTGGTCTCCTTCACCGGCGGCCTGGAAACCGGCAAGCGCATCGCCGCCGCCGCTGCAGGCACCGTCAAGAAAGTGGCGCTGGAGCTCGGCGGCAAAAACCCCAACGTGGTGTTCGCGGACGCCGACTTCGATGCCGCCGTCGACAACGCGCTAAACGGCGCCTTCGTCCACTCGGGCCAGGTCTGCTCCGCCGGGGCCAGGCTGGTGGTGGAGGAATCCATCGCCGAACGTTTCGTGGACGAACTGGTCCGTCGCGCGCAGGGCATCCGGCTGGGCGGGCCCTTCGACGAGAACGCCGAATCCGGGCCGCTGATCTCCGCCGCCCACCGGGACAAGGTCAACGCCTACGTCCAGCGCGGCGTCGAGGAGGGCGCGCGGCTCCGCACCGGCGGCGCGGAACCCACAGGCGAGAAGTACGACGCCGGCTTCTACTACCAGCCCACCGTCCTGGACCGCGTCACCCGGGGAATGTCCGTGGTCACCGACGAGGCGTTCGGCCCGGTGGTCACCGTGGAAACGTTCCGCACCGAGGACGAAGCCGTGGCCACCGCCAACGACACCGTCTACGGCCTGGCCGGCGCCGTCTGGACCCAGGACGCCGGCAAGGCCCAGCGGGTGGCCGGCAGGCTCCGGCACGGCACCATCTGGATCAACGACTACCACCCCTACCTCCCCCAGGCCGAGTGGGGCGGCTTCGGCCAGTCCGGCGTCGGCCGCGAGCTCGGCCCCACCGGCCTGGCCGAATACCAGGAAGCCAAGCACATCTACCAGAACACCAGCCCCCAGATCACCGGCTGGTTCGCTGACCACAGCAAGGAGAACTAG
- a CDS encoding LLM class flavin-dependent oxidoreductase has protein sequence MTLPLSILDLATIGKGQTPAESFAGSVAMAQSAEKLGYRRVWYAEHHNMSSIASSATSVLIAHVAAHTESIRLGAGGVMLPNHSPLTIAEQFGTLETLHPGRIDLGLGRAPGSDQNTMRALRRDPMSADSFPQDVLELQGYLTGPTRIQGVEATPGKGTNVPLYILGSSLFGARLAAQLGLPYAFASHFAPNALKDAVAVYRREFKPSAQLDAPHVIAGVNVIAADSASEAQEMMQATKRARVSLFFGGGTREFTDDEADMILDSPQGQHVSQMMTYSAVGTPDVVLDYLDGFGRHADADELIVAHQSTGTDARLRSVQLLAEVAGLARV, from the coding sequence GTGACCCTCCCGCTTTCCATCCTTGACCTGGCAACCATCGGCAAAGGCCAGACGCCGGCGGAAAGCTTCGCGGGCAGCGTGGCCATGGCGCAGAGCGCCGAGAAACTGGGCTACCGGCGGGTCTGGTACGCCGAGCACCACAACATGTCCTCCATCGCCTCGTCCGCCACCAGCGTGCTGATCGCCCACGTGGCCGCGCACACCGAGAGCATCCGGCTCGGCGCCGGCGGCGTGATGCTTCCCAACCACTCGCCGCTGACCATCGCCGAGCAGTTCGGCACCCTGGAAACACTGCACCCGGGCCGGATCGACCTGGGCCTCGGCCGTGCCCCGGGCAGCGACCAGAACACCATGAGGGCCCTTCGCCGCGACCCCATGTCCGCCGACAGTTTCCCGCAGGACGTCCTGGAACTGCAGGGCTACCTCACCGGACCTACCCGGATCCAGGGTGTGGAGGCGACCCCCGGCAAGGGCACCAACGTCCCGCTCTACATCCTGGGATCCTCCCTGTTCGGCGCCCGGCTCGCCGCCCAACTGGGCCTGCCATACGCCTTCGCCTCGCACTTTGCACCCAATGCGCTCAAGGACGCGGTGGCCGTCTACCGCCGCGAATTCAAACCCTCAGCGCAGCTGGACGCCCCGCACGTGATCGCCGGCGTCAACGTCATCGCCGCCGATTCCGCGTCCGAGGCGCAGGAGATGATGCAGGCCACCAAACGCGCCCGCGTGTCCCTGTTCTTCGGCGGCGGGACCCGGGAATTCACCGATGACGAGGCGGACATGATCCTCGACTCCCCGCAGGGCCAGCACGTCTCGCAGATGATGACCTATTCGGCGGTGGGCACGCCCGACGTCGTCCTGGATTACCTTGACGGGTTCGGCAGGCACGCTGACGCCGACGAACTCATCGTGGCCCACCAGAGCACCGGCACTGACGCCCGGCTGCGTTCCGTGCAACTGCTGGCCGAGGTGGCCGGACTGGCGCGCGTCTGA